Within Planctomycetota bacterium, the genomic segment CGCGGGACATCCGCCGCCGGGCCGCGGCCGTGCCCTCCTGCGGGCGTTCGCCCTGCTCGTCGTCCTGCCACCGGGCCTTGCCGCCGCCCAGCCGGCCGCCTCCGCGATTGACGGCGTGACTCCCGACACCCAGGTGTCCGTCGATGCCCGGGCACGGCAGGCTGCCTGGGCCGAGCGGGTCCGCCGCGCCGCCGAAGCGCTCGCCTGGTCCGATGAACGGATCGCCCATGAATGGCGAATCCAGCGCCGCCCCGGGACCGACGATTGCCGCCTCCTCGATCCCCGCGACCGGGTCGTCATCGCCGGCCCGCGGGCCGCGTGCGACGAGCGGTTCGCCGACCTCGTCACCACCGGCCTGATCCCACGCCACACCGGCCCGACGGTGATCGTGCTCCATGGCCTCGGCGAGGGGCGTTCGAGCATGAGTCCCCTCGTCGAGCACCTCCGCCGCCACGTGACCGACACCGTCGTGACCTTCGGCTACGCCAGCCCACGTGCCGGTTTGGCCGACCATGGTGCGGCGCTCGCCAGTGTCGTCGCGGCCCTTCCGGCGGACGAGGGGGTGAGTTTCGTCGCCCACAGTCTGGGAAACCTCGTCGTCCGCCGTTGGATGCACTCGGCGGCGCCGGCCGAGCTGGCCCGCGTACGGCGGATCGTGATGCTCGGGGCTCCCAACCAGGGGTCGGAGCTGGCCCGATTGGCGTCGCGCGTGTGGGGGCTCCCGGCGCTTGCAGAAGGAGCCGCCCGGGAACTGGTCGTCGACTGGGAACAGATCGCCCCCGATCTCGCCGTTCCGACCTGCCCGTTCGGGATCGTCGCCGGTGGCCGTGGCGACGAGTCGGGATTCAGCGCCCTGCTCGAGGGAGACGACGATGCCGTGGTCCGCGTCGCCGAGACACGGCTCGACGGTGCCGACGACTTCCTCCTCGTCCCCGTGCACCACGCCTTGATGATGCGCCATCCGACCGTTCAGCGGGCGACGGTGTCGTTCCTCACCACCGGCCGCTTCGCGCTGCCGGACGGAACGGCCCCGGAGCCGGTGTCGCGATGACCGGAGGAGGGGATCGCCTGCCGAGCGCCGGGCGTCTGGCAGGGATCGACTATGGCCAGCGCCGCGTGGGGATCGCGGTCTGCGATGCGGCCCGGATCATCGCCAGCCCCCACGAGGTCCACGAAGCGGGTGGGGATGCCGCCGCCGAAGCCGACTACTACCGCCACCTCGCCCGTGAGGAGGACCTCGTGGGATTCGTCGTCGGCTTGCCGATCCACGCCGACGGCAATGCCAGCCGGATGTCGGCGGCGGTGGAGCGGTTCGCCGTCTGGCTGCGGACGACGACCGGCCTGCCGGTGGCGTTCCAGGACGAGCGCTACACCTCGCGCGAGGCGGCAGGCCTGCTGGCACGCTCGGGCCTCACCCGGGGGCGGCGCCGTGAACGGAGCGACGCGATCGCCGCGCAGATCATCCTCACCGCGTGGCTGGAGTCGGGCCGCGACGGCTCCGCGGCTCCCGGAGCACTCGACGGATGAACGCTTCGCCCCCGAAGGCCGGGCGCCGCCGACTCGTCGTCGGCCACGGCTATCTCGGATCACGCGTCGCCCGGGAATGGCTCGCCCGAGGCGATCGGGTCTGGGCCACCACCCGCTCCCCGGCTCGGGCTGCGGCCATGGCGGCAGACGGGATCGAACCGCTGCTCGTCGACCTCACCGGCCCGTTTCCGCTCGCCCGGCTGCCCGAGGTCGATACCGTCCTGTGGGCCGTCAGTCCCGATTCCGCCACCGGGCACCATGCCCTTCATGTCACCGGTCTCGGTGAGCTGCTCGACGCCCTGCCGGGCGCCCCACGGGTCGTGTTCATCAGTTCGACCGGCGTCTACGGCGAAGCCGACGGCTCGGTCGTGAACGAAGACACACCGGCGCGGCCCGATCGGCCGGCCGGGCTGGCGCTGCTCGAGGCGGAGGCGTGCGTCGCTTCCCGCTGCCCCGGTCGGGCGGTG encodes:
- a CDS encoding SDR family oxidoreductase, with translation MNASPPKAGRRRLVVGHGYLGSRVAREWLARGDRVWATTRSPARAAAMAADGIEPLLVDLTGPFPLARLPEVDTVLWAVSPDSATGHHALHVTGLGELLDALPGAPRVVFISSTGVYGEADGSVVNEDTPARPDRPAGLALLEAEACVASRCPGRAVILRLAGLYGPGRLPRLADIRAGRPLAGPADTWLNLIHVADATAIVALVADHPAPGPLYVVSDGRPVRRAEWYAELARTITAPEPAWEPTARRVRGGDKRVDPRRLLREIAPPFRYPDPFAGLRDCLTDP
- the ruvX gene encoding Holliday junction resolvase RuvX, translating into MANPAPPRDRRLPPPRSPRPGRHRRPAGRVRRAVRRPRHHRPDPTPHRPDGDRAPWPRRGAFEHESPRRAPPPPRDRHRRDLRLRQPTCRFGRPWCGARQCRRGPSGGRGGEFRRPQSGKPRRPPLDALGGAGRAGPRTADRDARGSQPGVGAGPIGVARVGAPGACRRSRPGTGRRLGTDRPRSRRSDLPVRDRRRWPWRRVGIQRPARGRRRCRGPRRRDTARRCRRLPPRPRAPRLDDAPSDRSAGDGVVPHHRPLRAAGRNGPGAGVAMTGGGDRLPSAGRLAGIDYGQRRVGIAVCDAARIIASPHEVHEAGGDAAAEADYYRHLAREEDLVGFVVGLPIHADGNASRMSAAVERFAVWLRTTTGLPVAFQDERYTSREAAGLLARSGLTRGRRRERSDAIAAQIILTAWLESGRDGSAAPGALDG